The following proteins are co-located in the Nomia melanderi isolate GNS246 chromosome 1, iyNomMela1, whole genome shotgun sequence genome:
- the Pym gene encoding partner of Y14 and mago: MASAYVKDEQGGTFIPASQRPDGTWRKPRRVKDGYIPQEEVPLYESKGKQIKNKPLYPVGASPEFIAEHKAKKEMLLAAKAKTVPGAPVKSEVKKKKKKNKNKTMEHITEELAKTIISQPEQKKEALQQNNKPESNANPIPNNQISTEKPNVTDQSETATPDPLKRLKNLKKKIREIETLEKKIKGGLLKNPEKEILDKLARKAEISKEIKRLETSQ; this comes from the exons ATGGCGTCGGCTTACGTTAAAGACGAGCAAG GTGGAACATTCATCCCTGCTAGTCAACGTCCAGATGGTACGTGGCGCAAGCCACGGCGTGTAAAAGATGGATATATTCCACAAGAAGAAGTTCCATT ATATGAAAGCAAagggaaacaaataaaaaataaaccctTATATCCGGTAGGTGCAAGTCCAGAATTCATAGCTGAGCATAAAGCTAAAAAGGAAATGCTGCTGGCAGCCAAGGCTAAAACCGTTCCTGGTGCACCAGTGAAATCAGAAgtcaaaaagaagaagaaaaaaaataaaaataaaacaatggaaCATATAACAGAAGAATTGGCTAAAACTATAATTTCACAACCAGAACAAAAGAAAGAAGCCTTGCAACAGAATAACAAACCAGAATCTAATGCGAATCCAATACCAAATAATCAAATCTCAACAGAAAAACCAAATGTGACTGACCAGTCTGAAACTGCTACACCAGATCCactaaaaagattaaaaaatttaaaaaagaaaattcgagAAATTGAGACTTTAGAAAAAAAGATCAAGGGTGGATTATTGAAAAATCCAGAGAAGGAAATACTTGATAAGTTAGCGAGGAAGGCTGAGATTTCAAAAGAGATTAAACGATTAGAAACAagtcaataa
- the LOC143174677 gene encoding GATA zinc finger domain-containing protein 1 isoform X2 yields MPLGSKPECVKCGTRETPLWHSTEAGNLCNACLEEERNSEANSTAKTEDEDKGGSLRPTRRSTRITRYCNSKSAGPHKVVPKGKGRRNLFKKTPVKAPTATATPVTSNYVFYKGTYFQVGDIVSMQDIDGGIYYAQIRGLLTDQYCEKSAAVTWLLPTTASPPPDEGFSPETYIIGPEEDLPRKLECMEFVMHAPSDYYKLKNTPYPPPLTERGTGYVWTTLRNEIAISRK; encoded by the exons ATGCCTCTCGGCAGCAAACCTGAATGTGTTAAGTGTGGGACTCGAGAGACCCCGCTTTGGCACTCAACTGAAGCCGGTAACCTTTGCAATGCTTGTCTCGAGGAGGAGAGAAATTCCGAAGCGAATTCAACTGCGAAAACCGAGGATGAGGACAAGGGAGGTTCGTTGAGGCCTACCAGGAGAAGTACAAGGATCACGAGATACTGTAACTCAAAGTCTGCTGGACCGCACAAAGTAGTACCTAAAGGGAAAGGACgaagaaatttattcaaaaaaact CCAGTTAAAGCACCAACAGCCACAGCAACTCCGGTTACAAGTAATTATGTGTTCTATAAAGGCACTTATTTTCAAGTGGGTGATATAGTCTCTATGCAAGATATCGATGGAGGAATTTATTATGCCCAAATTCGTGGCTTGCTCACTGATCAGTACTGTGAAAAAAGTGCTGCTGTTACTTGGCTCTTGCCTACCACAGCAag CCCACCACCGGATGAAGGGTTTAGTCCTGAAACGTACATTATAGGTCCAGAAGAAGATCTCCCACGTAAACTGGAGTGCATGGAATTTGTAATGCATGCACCATCAGATTACTATAAACTAAAAAATACACCATATCCACCACCACTCACAGAAAGAGGTACCGGATATGTATGGACTACACTTAGGAATGAAATTGCTATATctagaaaataa
- the or gene encoding AP-3 complex subunit sigma-2 or isoform X1 codes for MIKAILVFNNHGKPRLSKFYQYFNEDMQQQIIKETFQLVSKRDDNVCNFLEGGSLIGGSDYKLIYRHYATLYFVFCVDSSESELGILDLIQVFVETLDKCFENVCELDLIFHVDKVHYILNELVMGGMVLETNMTEILSRIDDQNKLEKQEAGITAAPARAVSAVKNMNIPQQIKDMKLPDLPQAIKDLKF; via the exons ATGATCAAAGCTATTCTAGTATTCAATAACCATGGAAAACCTAGACTCTCCAAATTTTATCAGTACTTT AATGAGGACATGCAACAACAAATTATAAAAGAGACAtttcaattagtttcaaaaagAGATGATAATGTCTGCAACTTCCTGGAAGGTGGAAGTTTAATCGGTGGATCTGATTACAAACTAATCTATCGCCATTATGCaacattatattttgtattttgtgtTGATAGTTCAGAATCAGAGTTGGGAATTTTAGATTTGATACAAGTTTTTGTGGAAACGTTAGACAAATGTTTTGAGAATGTATGCGAGCTGGATCTAATTTTTCATGTAGATAAAGTTCATTACATACTAAACGAACTGGTGATGGGTGGAATGGTTTTAGAAACTAATATGACTGAGATACTTTCAAGGATTGATGATCAAAACAAATTGGAAAAACAAGAG GCAGGAATCACAGCAGCGCCGGCGCGTGCTGTTTCTGCTGTCAAGAATATGAACATACCGCAACAGATAAAGGATATGAAGTTGCCTGACTTGCCCCAGGCTATAAAAGATCTCAAATTCTGA
- the LOC143174677 gene encoding GATA zinc finger domain-containing protein 1 isoform X1 produces MHNSMPLGSKPECVKCGTRETPLWHSTEAGNLCNACLEEERNSEANSTAKTEDEDKGGSLRPTRRSTRITRYCNSKSAGPHKVVPKGKGRRNLFKKTPVKAPTATATPVTSNYVFYKGTYFQVGDIVSMQDIDGGIYYAQIRGLLTDQYCEKSAAVTWLLPTTASPPPDEGFSPETYIIGPEEDLPRKLECMEFVMHAPSDYYKLKNTPYPPPLTERGTGYVWTTLRNEIAISRK; encoded by the exons ATGCAC AACTCAATGCCTCTCGGCAGCAAACCTGAATGTGTTAAGTGTGGGACTCGAGAGACCCCGCTTTGGCACTCAACTGAAGCCGGTAACCTTTGCAATGCTTGTCTCGAGGAGGAGAGAAATTCCGAAGCGAATTCAACTGCGAAAACCGAGGATGAGGACAAGGGAGGTTCGTTGAGGCCTACCAGGAGAAGTACAAGGATCACGAGATACTGTAACTCAAAGTCTGCTGGACCGCACAAAGTAGTACCTAAAGGGAAAGGACgaagaaatttattcaaaaaaact CCAGTTAAAGCACCAACAGCCACAGCAACTCCGGTTACAAGTAATTATGTGTTCTATAAAGGCACTTATTTTCAAGTGGGTGATATAGTCTCTATGCAAGATATCGATGGAGGAATTTATTATGCCCAAATTCGTGGCTTGCTCACTGATCAGTACTGTGAAAAAAGTGCTGCTGTTACTTGGCTCTTGCCTACCACAGCAag CCCACCACCGGATGAAGGGTTTAGTCCTGAAACGTACATTATAGGTCCAGAAGAAGATCTCCCACGTAAACTGGAGTGCATGGAATTTGTAATGCATGCACCATCAGATTACTATAAACTAAAAAATACACCATATCCACCACCACTCACAGAAAGAGGTACCGGATATGTATGGACTACACTTAGGAATGAAATTGCTATATctagaaaataa
- the LOC143174677 gene encoding GATA zinc finger domain-containing protein 1 isoform X3 — protein MKCTKPECVKCGTRETPLWHSTEAGNLCNACLEEERNSEANSTAKTEDEDKGGSLRPTRRSTRITRYCNSKSAGPHKVVPKGKGRRNLFKKTPVKAPTATATPVTSNYVFYKGTYFQVGDIVSMQDIDGGIYYAQIRGLLTDQYCEKSAAVTWLLPTTASPPPDEGFSPETYIIGPEEDLPRKLECMEFVMHAPSDYYKLKNTPYPPPLTERGTGYVWTTLRNEIAISRK, from the exons ATGAAATGCAC CAAACCTGAATGTGTTAAGTGTGGGACTCGAGAGACCCCGCTTTGGCACTCAACTGAAGCCGGTAACCTTTGCAATGCTTGTCTCGAGGAGGAGAGAAATTCCGAAGCGAATTCAACTGCGAAAACCGAGGATGAGGACAAGGGAGGTTCGTTGAGGCCTACCAGGAGAAGTACAAGGATCACGAGATACTGTAACTCAAAGTCTGCTGGACCGCACAAAGTAGTACCTAAAGGGAAAGGACgaagaaatttattcaaaaaaact CCAGTTAAAGCACCAACAGCCACAGCAACTCCGGTTACAAGTAATTATGTGTTCTATAAAGGCACTTATTTTCAAGTGGGTGATATAGTCTCTATGCAAGATATCGATGGAGGAATTTATTATGCCCAAATTCGTGGCTTGCTCACTGATCAGTACTGTGAAAAAAGTGCTGCTGTTACTTGGCTCTTGCCTACCACAGCAag CCCACCACCGGATGAAGGGTTTAGTCCTGAAACGTACATTATAGGTCCAGAAGAAGATCTCCCACGTAAACTGGAGTGCATGGAATTTGTAATGCATGCACCATCAGATTACTATAAACTAAAAAATACACCATATCCACCACCACTCACAGAAAGAGGTACCGGATATGTATGGACTACACTTAGGAATGAAATTGCTATATctagaaaataa
- the LOC143174677 gene encoding GATA zinc finger domain-containing protein 1 isoform X4, with amino-acid sequence MHEERNSEANSTAKTEDEDKGGSLRPTRRSTRITRYCNSKSAGPHKVVPKGKGRRNLFKKTPVKAPTATATPVTSNYVFYKGTYFQVGDIVSMQDIDGGIYYAQIRGLLTDQYCEKSAAVTWLLPTTASPPPDEGFSPETYIIGPEEDLPRKLECMEFVMHAPSDYYKLKNTPYPPPLTERGTGYVWTTLRNEIAISRK; translated from the exons ATGCAC GAGGAGAGAAATTCCGAAGCGAATTCAACTGCGAAAACCGAGGATGAGGACAAGGGAGGTTCGTTGAGGCCTACCAGGAGAAGTACAAGGATCACGAGATACTGTAACTCAAAGTCTGCTGGACCGCACAAAGTAGTACCTAAAGGGAAAGGACgaagaaatttattcaaaaaaact CCAGTTAAAGCACCAACAGCCACAGCAACTCCGGTTACAAGTAATTATGTGTTCTATAAAGGCACTTATTTTCAAGTGGGTGATATAGTCTCTATGCAAGATATCGATGGAGGAATTTATTATGCCCAAATTCGTGGCTTGCTCACTGATCAGTACTGTGAAAAAAGTGCTGCTGTTACTTGGCTCTTGCCTACCACAGCAag CCCACCACCGGATGAAGGGTTTAGTCCTGAAACGTACATTATAGGTCCAGAAGAAGATCTCCCACGTAAACTGGAGTGCATGGAATTTGTAATGCATGCACCATCAGATTACTATAAACTAAAAAATACACCATATCCACCACCACTCACAGAAAGAGGTACCGGATATGTATGGACTACACTTAGGAATGAAATTGCTATATctagaaaataa
- the or gene encoding AP-3 complex subunit sigma-2 or isoform X2: MIKAILVFNNHGKPRLSKFYQYFNEDMQQQIIKETFQLVSKRDDNVCNFLEGGSLIGGSDYKLIYRHYATLYFVFCVDSSESELGILDLIQVFVETLDKCFENVCELDLIFHVDKVHYILNELVMGGMVLETNMTEILSRIDDQNKLEKQEGTYKSGRSCSPRPFVLLGPPP, encoded by the exons ATGATCAAAGCTATTCTAGTATTCAATAACCATGGAAAACCTAGACTCTCCAAATTTTATCAGTACTTT AATGAGGACATGCAACAACAAATTATAAAAGAGACAtttcaattagtttcaaaaagAGATGATAATGTCTGCAACTTCCTGGAAGGTGGAAGTTTAATCGGTGGATCTGATTACAAACTAATCTATCGCCATTATGCaacattatattttgtattttgtgtTGATAGTTCAGAATCAGAGTTGGGAATTTTAGATTTGATACAAGTTTTTGTGGAAACGTTAGACAAATGTTTTGAGAATGTATGCGAGCTGGATCTAATTTTTCATGTAGATAAAGTTCATTACATACTAAACGAACTGGTGATGGGTGGAATGGTTTTAGAAACTAATATGACTGAGATACTTTCAAGGATTGATGATCAAAACAAATTGGAAAAACAAGAG GGAACTTACAAATCAGGACGATCTTGCTCACCTCGTCCGTTTGTCCTTCTGGGGCCCCCTCCCTAA
- the LOC143174677 gene encoding GATA zinc finger domain-containing protein 1 isoform X5 yields the protein MHERNSEANSTAKTEDEDKGGSLRPTRRSTRITRYCNSKSAGPHKVVPKGKGRRNLFKKTPVKAPTATATPVTSNYVFYKGTYFQVGDIVSMQDIDGGIYYAQIRGLLTDQYCEKSAAVTWLLPTTASPPPDEGFSPETYIIGPEEDLPRKLECMEFVMHAPSDYYKLKNTPYPPPLTERGTGYVWTTLRNEIAISRK from the exons ATGCAC GAGAGAAATTCCGAAGCGAATTCAACTGCGAAAACCGAGGATGAGGACAAGGGAGGTTCGTTGAGGCCTACCAGGAGAAGTACAAGGATCACGAGATACTGTAACTCAAAGTCTGCTGGACCGCACAAAGTAGTACCTAAAGGGAAAGGACgaagaaatttattcaaaaaaact CCAGTTAAAGCACCAACAGCCACAGCAACTCCGGTTACAAGTAATTATGTGTTCTATAAAGGCACTTATTTTCAAGTGGGTGATATAGTCTCTATGCAAGATATCGATGGAGGAATTTATTATGCCCAAATTCGTGGCTTGCTCACTGATCAGTACTGTGAAAAAAGTGCTGCTGTTACTTGGCTCTTGCCTACCACAGCAag CCCACCACCGGATGAAGGGTTTAGTCCTGAAACGTACATTATAGGTCCAGAAGAAGATCTCCCACGTAAACTGGAGTGCATGGAATTTGTAATGCATGCACCATCAGATTACTATAAACTAAAAAATACACCATATCCACCACCACTCACAGAAAGAGGTACCGGATATGTATGGACTACACTTAGGAATGAAATTGCTATATctagaaaataa
- the LOC116432152 gene encoding beta-1,3-galactosyltransferase 1 codes for MDRLRLLPLELPSATNINSNGTVKGKISFVQRLAVGFVILATLGLLYVPAYHSAQSSFSGLGETPSPAKSIGDTHLVASLAQLPGWTYNTSRDLCTYIHPENTTSILNPIGICSPPPYLLIVICSAVGNLKARTAIRNTWANKSALDNVYNSTVKVTFLLGQSDNDTLNNIIAEESQQYNDIIQEKFYDTYNNLTLKSVMMLKWITSNCKEAKYLMKTDDDMFVNILMLMKTLQSRSQSTNTLLGSLICNAKPILDPHNKWYTPKYMYSEKIYPNYLSGTGYVMSLDVAFKLYRAALTMPLLHLEDVYITGLCAKRAKVRPVNHLGFSYVPRKLDPCMLKNVITAHKVNASNMYVIWNKLHDTNLPCITHTHTDKKSITLSRNGRNVGYYIVKRRATNKCV; via the exons ATGGATAGATTGCGGCTGTTGCCATTGGAATTACCATCAGCCACCAATATAAATAGTAATGGAACAGTTAAAGGAAAAATATCATTTGTTCAACGATTAGCAGTAGGATTTGTTATTTTGGCTACACTAGGTTTATTATATGTACCAGCATATCATTCTGCCCAAAGCTCTTTCTCAGGCTTAGGTGAGACTCCGTCCCCTGCAAAGTCTATTGGTGATACGCATTTGGTAGCATCCCTGG CACAGTTGCCCGGATGGACTTATAATACTTCCAGAGATCTGTGTACATACATTCATCCAGAGAATACAACATCAATTTTGAATCCTATTGGTATTTGTTCTCCACCACCATATCTACTAATAGTTATTTGTTCTGCTGTTGGAAATCTCAAAGCTAGAACAGCTATAAGGAATACATGGGCTAATAAAAGTGCTTTAgataatgtatataattcaaCAGTAAAAGTGACATTTCTCCTGGGACAAAGTGACAATGACACGCTTAAT AATATAATAGCAGAAGAAAGTCAacaatataatgatattattcAAGAAAAATTTTATGATACATATAATAACTTAACATTAAAGTCTGTTATGATGCTGAAATGGATAACATCCAATTGTAAAGAAGCTAAATATCTAATGAAAACTGATGATGACatgtttgtaaatattcttATGTTAATGAAAACATTACAATCCAGATCCCAATCTACTAATACACTATTAGGATCTCTTATTTGCAATGCGAAACCTATTCTAGATCCACATAACAAATG GTACACACCAAAGTATATGTATTCAGAAAAAATATATCCTAATTATTTATCAGGTACAGGATATGTAATGAGTCTAGACGttgcatttaaattatatcGAGCAGCATTAACAATGCCATTACTTCATTTAGAAGATGTTTACATCACAGGTCTTTGTGCGAAACGTGCCAAAGTCCGGCCTGTAAATCATCTCGGTTTCAGTTATGTACCAAGGAAATTGGATCCTTGtatgttaaaaaatgttatcacAGCACACAAAGTAAATGCATCTAATATGTATGTAATTTGGAACAAATTACATGATACAAATCTACCTTGCATTACTCATACCCATACtgataaaaaatcaattacattGAGCAGAAATGGTAGAAATGTTGGATATTATATAGTAAAACGAAGAGCTACGAACAAATGTGTTTGA
- the LOC116432151 gene encoding uncharacterized protein LOC116432151, whose translation MTDFAKAQLLKYGWTEGKGLGKNESGITDAIKPKLKFDLAGVGHKDEDWNEWWATSFNNAANNIIVQPQLHGVSISVSNENENESFKKHLTKKSFSYGNFLKTSTLFNGNSVQEDSANIIKQEEETKLDIKHVSLTDDELFKICGGRTAHKGARHGLKLNGKLKRIEEQEKNFLQKNSSKSEKDICDSDEDTLPINLPSEEKNIPKSSRSLKRSKKRLNDLTRQLSTLCNISDTDNTCKENTFNDESIQNSQSKRKKRKVRKESFLCLKKSIKEKKKKHQKNKKNNKRGVLHQIEKEHINMLDSTIYREISSTDTSINPSEDIDSFSCPESLNTDLKTEADTLNHKISRKKKAKFRAKEKRKIQNIMDGLEAVYLNTEDTSEKISNKKKLDTVIETMVGINIAIDKTETMQKRSKKQKRGKKKKQSVK comes from the exons ATGACTGATTTTGCGAAAGCGCAGCTTTTAAAATATGGTTGGACTGAAG GGAAAGGTCTAGGTAAAAATGAAAGTGGTATCACAGATGCAATAAAACCAAAACTTAAGTTTGATTTAGCTGGAGTAGGGCATAAAGATGAAGATTGGAATGAGTGGTGGGCAACTAGTTTTAATAATGCAGCTAACAACATTATAGTTCAGCCACAATTGCATGGTGTATCCATAtctgtttcaaatgaaaatgaaaatgaatcatttaaaaaGCATTTAACCAAAAAAAGTTTTAGCTACGgaaattttcttaaaacttcCACACTTTTCAATGGCAACTCAGTGCAAGAAGATAGTGCAAACATTAttaaacaagaagaagaaacaaaactGGATATTAAACACGTATCTTTGACAGATGatgagttatttaaaatatgtggTGGTAGAACTGCTCACAAGGGTGCCAGACATGGACTAAAATTAAAtggtaaattaaaaagaattgaagAACAGGAAAAAAATTTCTTACAGAAAAATAGTAGTAAGTCTGAGAAAGATATATGTGATTCAGATGAGGATACTTTACCTATTAATCTTCCTtctgaagaaaaaaatattccaaagagTTCTAGAAGTTTAAAAAGGAGTAAAAAACGACTAAATGATTTAACACGTCAGTTAAGTACTTTATGTAATATAAGCGATACCGATAATACATGTAAAGAAAACACTTTTAATGATGAGAGTATACAAAACTCACAATCAAAACGGAAGAAAAGGAAAGTAAGAAAAGAGAGTTTTCTATGTCTGAAAAAAAGtataaaggaaaagaaaaaaaaacatcagaagaataaaaagaataataagcGTGGAGTACTTCACCAAATTGAGAAGGAACATATTAATATGTTAGATTCTACAATATATAGAGAGATTTCTTCCACAGACACTTCGATAAATCCCAGTGAAGacatagattcatttagttgtCCAGAATCTTTAAATACAGATTTAAAAACCGAGGCAGATACATTAAATCACAAAATATCAAGGAAAAAGAAGGCAAAATTTCgtgcaaaagaaaaaagaaaaattcagaatataatGGATGGTTTAGAAGCTGTTTATTTGAATACTGAAGATACTTctgaaaaaattagtaataaaaagaaattagatACAGTAATAGAAACAATGGTAGGAATCAATATTGCGATAGATAAAACAGAAACAATgcaaaaaagaagtaaaaagcAAAAAAGgggtaaaaagaagaaacaaagtgtaaaataa